GCCTTTAGAGAATCCAAAGTTTCAAAATAATGACGTGATCGTATTGATCAATATAGATAACTCTATCGACTCTGTGACCAGTGCCCCTCTTCGCGAGCAAACCATTCGCGTGTATGTGAGGGAAAGTCTCGTAAGATCCCTTGGTGTCGAAAAGTTTGCAGAAACTAACTATGATACAAAAACAGGTTTAGTTTTTTATTGGAAAGTTTCAACCGCTAGAGCGGGCAAAACAACTCCTTATGGATATTTTGTTCCACAGTTATTTTCATCAGATCATCGTTCAAGTATTTATGAAGATGCTTTTATGCCATGGGCGGTATTTTTTAGTCATGATATTGCTCTTCATGGAACATATATGGACTCGATTTCTCAATTGGGCTCTAAGGCTTCAGCCGGATGTGTGAGATTAGAACCTCAGCGTGCAAAAGACATATTTCATCTTATTGGATTTTCTAAAAACACTTTAATTTCAGTTCAATAGCTCTAAATCATATTGTGACGGGTATGTTGTTCAAATAACCATTTGACAGTTCAACTCTGCTTTAGGGATGCTTTAAGTGTAAAAGCATTTTTAAGCGTAA
Above is a genomic segment from Bdellovibrionota bacterium containing:
- a CDS encoding L,D-transpeptidase; the protein is MLLRITFIFCLMCLLNTDAHARTYPASYFADDPGANSSHIFGTYRTVKGIYSDPNFNEALMASSPLENPKFQNNDVIVLINIDNSIDSVTSAPLREQTIRVYVRESLVRSLGVEKFAETNYDTKTGLVFYWKVSTARAGKTTPYGYFVPQLFSSDHRSSIYEDAFMPWAVFFSHDIALHGTYMDSISQLGSKASAGCVRLEPQRAKDIFHLIGFSKNTLISVQ